One genomic window of Desulfuromonas sp. AOP6 includes the following:
- the rfbC gene encoding dTDP-4-dehydrorhamnose 3,5-epimerase, producing the protein MNVIQTEIPDVLILEPKVFGDERGFFYESYNERAFREATGLDVRFVQDNHSRSVRGVLRGLHYQLPPAAQGKLVRCTVGEVFDVAVDIRQNSPSFGKWVGAHLSAENKRQLWIPEGFAHGFLVVSEVAEVLYKTTSYYAPEYERCLRWDDPGLALKWPATNKIILSQKDEAAVLFDKAEIFS; encoded by the coding sequence ATGAACGTAATCCAAACAGAAATCCCAGACGTCTTAATCCTCGAACCCAAAGTCTTTGGTGACGAACGGGGTTTTTTCTACGAAAGTTACAACGAACGTGCTTTCCGTGAGGCCACAGGTTTGGATGTTCGGTTCGTGCAGGATAACCACTCCCGCTCGGTAAGAGGGGTTCTGCGCGGTCTGCATTACCAGTTGCCTCCGGCTGCCCAGGGCAAGCTCGTGCGCTGCACTGTCGGTGAAGTGTTTGACGTGGCGGTGGATATTCGTCAAAATTCTCCCAGTTTCGGCAAGTGGGTGGGGGCGCATCTTTCTGCCGAGAACAAACGACAGCTCTGGATCCCGGAGGGGTTTGCCCATGGATTTTTGGTGGTGTCCGAAGTGGCTGAGGTTTTATATAAAACGACAAGCTATTATGCGCCGGAATATGAAAGATGTTTACGCTGGGATGATCCCGGTTTGGCGCTGAAATGGCCCGCAACAAATAAAATCATTTTGTCGCAAAAAGATGAAGCAGCGGTCCTTTTTGACAAGGCAGAAATTTTCTCCTGA
- a CDS encoding class I SAM-dependent methyltransferase has protein sequence MPDKQCWDTPWPENELERVFSCPICGAQSRKLLYEQLVDNVFFVANGKWNLYQCRDCTCAYLDPRPDRNSIHKAYGTYYTHETVIKDQKPFEELSKLRKFRRMLVNGYCNYHHGTKRTPAIGLGAVLLLLYPHFRKAMKAQFRYLPKPQVGQTLLDVGCGNGDFLSLVAEVGWNVKGVDPDPKALTVARENGLDVLEGGVEQFSDMKEVFDAITINHVIEHVHDPAELVSTAYRLLKPGGILYIDTPNIESLGVSIYGKNWRGLETPRHLVLFSNPSLRDFLRFHGFVNIKFYSRQEVRKNIALKSYRMKLGQSPYDGIPTKLPFFQWLKSIFPRTSKNEEFLTALVEKPK, from the coding sequence ATGCCAGATAAACAATGTTGGGATACCCCTTGGCCAGAAAACGAACTCGAAAGGGTTTTTTCGTGCCCTATTTGCGGTGCACAGAGTCGCAAGTTATTGTATGAACAATTAGTAGACAATGTCTTCTTTGTGGCGAATGGCAAGTGGAATCTTTATCAGTGCAGGGATTGCACTTGCGCCTACCTTGATCCACGGCCTGATCGAAATAGTATCCATAAAGCTTATGGCACATACTATACACATGAAACGGTGATTAAAGACCAAAAGCCATTTGAAGAATTGAGCAAGTTGCGAAAATTCCGCCGAATGCTTGTCAACGGATATTGCAACTATCACCATGGAACAAAAAGAACACCAGCTATTGGCCTAGGTGCAGTGTTGCTATTGCTCTATCCGCATTTTCGAAAGGCTATGAAGGCACAATTTCGATATCTTCCAAAGCCTCAGGTAGGGCAAACTCTTTTGGATGTTGGTTGTGGTAATGGCGATTTTTTATCCCTGGTAGCTGAGGTTGGGTGGAATGTTAAGGGCGTTGATCCAGATCCGAAAGCTTTAACTGTTGCTAGGGAAAACGGGCTTGATGTGTTAGAGGGGGGTGTTGAGCAATTTTCTGACATGAAGGAAGTTTTTGATGCCATTACGATCAATCATGTGATTGAGCATGTTCATGACCCTGCCGAACTTGTGAGTACAGCCTATAGACTGCTGAAGCCCGGTGGAATTTTATATATAGATACACCCAACATAGAGAGCCTTGGGGTAAGTATTTATGGTAAAAACTGGCGGGGATTAGAAACTCCTCGTCACTTGGTGCTCTTTAGCAATCCTAGCCTAAGGGACTTCCTAAGATTTCATGGTTTTGTCAATATTAAATTTTATTCGCGCCAAGAAGTCAGAAAAAATATAGCATTGAAGAGTTATCGTATGAAGTTGGGCCAATCGCCTTATGATGGCATTCCAACAAAGTTGCCATTTTTTCAATGGCTGAAAAGTATTTTTCCGCGAACCTCTAAAAATGAAGAATTTCTTACAGCCTTAGTCGAAAAGCCTAAATGA
- the rfbD gene encoding dTDP-4-dehydrorhamnose reductase, whose protein sequence is MTSNSQLPTPHSPPSVSRTIALIGANGMLASAVKRVLPPGYQLMAYGLPDFDITNRSQVLALQDSAPDIILNCAAYTNVDGCETQHELAMQVNGEGPGLLAQLASEIDAVLVHVSTDFVFSGDKKEPYHEEDPTGPLSVYGQSKLLGEQRIIESGLKKYFIVRTSWLYGLGGNNFVETMIRLAKERTELKVVDDQWGTPTWTDDLAEAIFQLLTLGDTPHPSPLTPPSPYGVYHFSNEGECSWYQFAVEIIDQARKSESLKVENILPIPTEGYPLPAQRPKYSVMSKEKYKAATGRQVPEWRESLGKYFQERF, encoded by the coding sequence ATGACATCCAACTCCCAACTCCCAACTCCCCACTCCCCGCCGAGCGTCTCCCGCACCATCGCCCTCATCGGCGCCAACGGTATGCTGGCCTCCGCAGTGAAGCGGGTGCTGCCGCCAGGCTACCAGCTTATGGCTTACGGTCTGCCTGATTTCGACATAACCAACCGGTCGCAGGTTTTGGCCCTACAGGACAGTGCACCTGATATTATTCTCAACTGCGCCGCCTATACCAACGTTGATGGTTGTGAGACTCAACATGAATTGGCCATGCAGGTTAATGGCGAGGGGCCTGGGCTATTGGCCCAGTTGGCGTCAGAGATAGATGCCGTGCTGGTGCATGTGTCCACGGACTTTGTCTTCTCCGGGGATAAAAAGGAGCCCTACCACGAAGAGGATCCCACCGGGCCCCTGTCGGTCTATGGCCAAAGCAAACTTCTTGGCGAGCAGAGAATCATCGAATCCGGCTTGAAGAAGTATTTTATTGTCCGCACCAGTTGGTTGTATGGCCTTGGCGGCAACAATTTTGTCGAGACCATGATTCGTCTGGCCAAAGAACGTACCGAGCTCAAAGTGGTCGACGACCAGTGGGGAACACCAACCTGGACCGATGATCTGGCCGAGGCCATTTTTCAGCTGTTGACTTTAGGTGACACGCCTCACCCCTCACCCCTCACCCCTCCCAGCCCCTACGGTGTTTACCATTTTTCCAACGAAGGCGAATGCAGCTGGTATCAGTTCGCGGTGGAGATTATCGATCAAGCGCGTAAGTCCGAAAGTTTGAAGGTTGAAAACATCCTGCCGATTCCGACAGAAGGGTATCCTTTGCCCGCCCAAAGACCCAAGTATTCTGTAATGTCGAAAGAGAAGTATAAGGCGGCTACAGGGAGGCAGGTGCCGGAGTGGCGGGAGAGTTTGGGGAAATATTTTCAAGAAAGGTTTTAA
- a CDS encoding four helix bundle protein, translating to MGKPHEKLEAWRISMELAKAVYDLTSCFPAEERYGLSQQMRRAAVSIPSNLAEGSGRNHTKEYLQFIGISRGSLAELETQLKLAVMLGFVSAEHPAIALADSVGRLLTGLHKKWSNV from the coding sequence GTGGGAAAGCCGCATGAAAAACTGGAGGCTTGGCGAATCAGTATGGAATTGGCCAAGGCTGTGTATGATTTGACATCATGCTTTCCTGCGGAAGAGCGTTACGGATTATCACAGCAGATGCGTCGTGCAGCGGTATCGATTCCGAGTAACCTTGCTGAAGGTTCAGGGCGTAACCATACGAAAGAATATCTGCAATTTATCGGCATCTCACGCGGGTCTTTGGCGGAACTGGAAACACAGTTAAAGCTCGCTGTTATGTTAGGATTCGTTTCAGCAGAACACCCAGCCATTGCTTTGGCCGACTCCGTCGGTCGACTTCTGACCGGTTTGCACAAAAAGTGGAGCAACGTATGA
- the rfbA gene encoding glucose-1-phosphate thymidylyltransferase RfbA, translated as MIKKGIVLAGGAGTRLYPLTLVASKQLQPVYDKPMIYYPLATLMTAGIREILIISTPQDTPRFEALLGDGSRFGVQLSYAVQAEPKGIAQAFQVGEGFIAGDPVALILGDNIFYGKMGLDRIVRDFSEGARVFGYPVADPERYGVVEFDKDGKVLSIEEKPQKPKSHYAVPGLYLYDGKVSELVRHQKPSARGELEITDLNMEYLRRGELAVEKLGRGIAWLDTGTHTSLLEASHFIGTLEARQGLKIACLEEVAFMKGFLTRKEMEKVISQTPKSSYREYLARILEDNLQG; from the coding sequence ATGATCAAAAAAGGTATCGTTCTTGCCGGGGGCGCCGGTACGCGGCTCTATCCGCTGACCCTGGTGGCCAGCAAGCAGCTGCAGCCTGTCTATGACAAGCCGATGATCTATTATCCTCTGGCAACACTCATGACGGCGGGCATCCGGGAAATTCTGATCATCTCTACGCCTCAGGATACACCTCGCTTCGAGGCGCTTTTAGGAGACGGCAGCCGTTTTGGCGTGCAGCTGTCCTACGCTGTTCAGGCCGAACCCAAGGGTATTGCCCAGGCCTTTCAGGTGGGGGAGGGGTTCATTGCAGGCGATCCGGTCGCACTGATCCTTGGAGACAATATTTTTTATGGAAAAATGGGACTGGATCGTATTGTCAGGGACTTCTCAGAGGGCGCTCGCGTTTTCGGGTATCCTGTAGCCGATCCCGAGCGCTATGGGGTGGTTGAATTTGACAAGGACGGCAAGGTTCTGAGTATCGAAGAGAAACCCCAAAAACCAAAATCTCATTATGCCGTCCCCGGGCTCTATCTCTACGATGGCAAGGTGTCCGAACTGGTTCGCCACCAGAAGCCCTCTGCGCGTGGAGAACTTGAAATTACCGACCTCAATATGGAATATCTGCGCAGAGGTGAGTTGGCCGTGGAAAAACTCGGGCGTGGCATCGCCTGGCTGGATACCGGCACCCACACGAGCCTGCTAGAAGCCAGTCATTTTATCGGCACCCTTGAAGCACGACAGGGACTCAAGATCGCCTGCCTCGAAGAAGTGGCCTTCATGAAAGGTTTTTTGACACGCAAGGAGATGGAAAAAGTCATTTCCCAAACGCCCAAGTCGAGTTATCGGGAGTACCTGGCGCGAATCCTTGAAGACAATTTACAGGGATGA
- the rfbB gene encoding dTDP-glucose 4,6-dehydratase, translating to MKLLVTGGAGFIGSAVIRHIIQNTADAVVNVDKLTYAGNLESLAAVSRSDRYAFEQIDICNRAELGRVFSQHQPDAVMHLAAESHVDRSIDGPAAFIETNIVGTYTLLEAARSYWQSLDAHRKAAFRFHHISTDEVYGDLEGPEDLFTEQTPYAPSSPYSASKASSDHLVRAWRRTYGLPTLITNCSNNYGPYHFPEKLIPLMILNALEGKPLPVYGKGNQVRDWLYVDDHARALYKVVTEGKVGETYNIGGHNEKQNIEVVRAICSLLDELAPSAFSPYASLITYVQDRPGHDLRYAIDASKIQRELGWKPEETFESGIRKTVEWYLKNSEWCRRVQDGSYRRERLGVL from the coding sequence ATGAAACTGCTCGTCACCGGCGGGGCCGGATTTATAGGCTCGGCGGTTATCCGTCATATCATTCAGAATACAGCTGACGCCGTGGTCAATGTCGACAAGCTGACCTACGCAGGCAATCTGGAATCCCTGGCCGCTGTCAGTCGTAGCGACCGCTATGCCTTTGAACAGATCGATATCTGCAACCGTGCTGAACTCGGTCGCGTTTTCTCCCAGCACCAGCCCGACGCAGTCATGCATCTTGCGGCGGAAAGCCATGTCGATCGCTCCATTGACGGTCCGGCCGCTTTTATCGAAACCAATATCGTCGGCACCTATACCTTGCTTGAGGCGGCACGGTCCTATTGGCAGAGCCTGGATGCACACCGCAAGGCGGCATTTCGTTTTCATCATATCTCTACCGATGAAGTCTACGGGGACCTGGAAGGGCCGGAAGATCTCTTTACCGAGCAGACACCTTACGCGCCCAGTTCCCCCTACAGCGCCAGTAAGGCCAGCTCTGATCACCTGGTGCGCGCCTGGCGGCGTACCTACGGTCTGCCGACCCTGATCACCAACTGCTCCAACAATTACGGACCTTACCATTTCCCCGAAAAACTCATCCCCTTGATGATCCTCAACGCCCTTGAAGGCAAGCCGCTCCCCGTCTACGGCAAAGGGAACCAGGTGCGCGACTGGCTTTATGTCGACGATCATGCCCGCGCTCTTTACAAAGTGGTAACCGAAGGCAAGGTCGGGGAGACCTACAACATCGGCGGGCACAACGAAAAGCAGAACATCGAAGTGGTGCGCGCAATCTGTTCCCTGCTTGACGAGCTGGCGCCCTCCGCCTTTTCTCCTTACGCCTCACTTATCACTTATGTCCAGGATCGCCCTGGCCACGATCTGCGTTACGCCATTGACGCCAGCAAGATCCAGCGCGAACTGGGGTGGAAGCCCGAAGAAACTTTCGAATCCGGCATTCGCAAAACGGTTGAATGGTATCTGAAAAATTCTGAATGGTGCCGTCGTGTGCAGGATGGAAGCTATCGCCGCGAACGGCTGGGTGTGCTTTGA
- a CDS encoding Wzz/FepE/Etk N-terminal domain-containing protein, translating into MQEMHDDEIDLIDILRVLWQRKTMIILGSLLFFIGGVAFALLTPKVYEYSSTIEVGKILTNVGQGEELKPLQDMQTIIAKLEEGYIPQVLHVSFRETQVADLAVKVKVPKDSQLLLLKSKSDQKDASKITSAHKNIIDLLIADHGKILDITRQRYTALVENGRLELQRLEDPKVFAVRENALKSQWEQAQRAVEDNKDTLALLKARAARIGETKKLLQEQIQEVKGMLATAQKNRESAIGEATDEARAMTLLMINNQIEDNRTRLSRLEERLYIDLENEKLAIEKEMADNLREADRRKSMVNESKGQLDKLYVDHAREIDMQKHKISELESRLNTIRPTHAMAVAIPSLKPVAPRSVMIVALAGVLGLFGSMLLAFLLEAIKRAGGLSRVNKPSAAE; encoded by the coding sequence ATGCAAGAAATGCATGATGATGAAATCGATTTGATTGATATTTTGCGGGTTTTGTGGCAGCGCAAGACAATGATCATTCTGGGCTCTCTTTTGTTTTTCATAGGTGGCGTCGCCTTCGCTCTGCTTACACCCAAGGTATATGAGTACAGCTCGACCATCGAGGTTGGAAAGATTTTGACCAATGTCGGGCAAGGGGAGGAGTTGAAACCCTTGCAAGACATGCAGACCATTATTGCCAAACTGGAAGAAGGCTATATCCCACAGGTGTTGCATGTGTCGTTTCGGGAAACTCAGGTCGCCGATCTTGCGGTGAAGGTCAAGGTACCCAAGGATAGTCAGTTGTTGCTTCTTAAGAGCAAGTCTGACCAAAAGGACGCCTCGAAGATCACTTCTGCGCATAAGAATATCATCGATCTCCTTATTGCTGATCATGGGAAGATTTTAGATATCACCCGCCAACGTTATACGGCCCTTGTGGAAAATGGGCGGTTGGAACTGCAGAGACTCGAAGACCCGAAGGTTTTTGCCGTCCGCGAAAATGCGCTTAAGTCGCAGTGGGAGCAGGCGCAGCGGGCTGTTGAAGACAACAAGGATACTCTCGCCCTTCTCAAGGCCAGAGCCGCCAGGATCGGTGAGACGAAGAAACTTCTTCAGGAACAGATTCAAGAGGTAAAAGGGATGTTGGCTACGGCTCAGAAAAATCGCGAGTCGGCTATAGGTGAAGCCACCGATGAGGCCAGAGCCATGACCCTGCTGATGATCAATAACCAAATTGAGGATAACCGCACGCGGTTGTCAAGGTTGGAGGAGCGTCTCTATATCGACCTGGAAAACGAAAAGCTGGCGATAGAAAAAGAGATGGCCGACAATCTTCGCGAGGCTGACCGGCGTAAAAGCATGGTGAACGAAAGTAAAGGCCAACTGGACAAACTTTATGTGGACCATGCGCGGGAAATTGATATGCAAAAGCATAAAATTTCTGAATTGGAAAGCCGACTTAATACCATCAGGCCCACCCATGCCATGGCTGTTGCTATCCCTTCCCTTAAGCCGGTGGCTCCACGCTCTGTTATGATCGTCGCCTTGGCAGGTGTCCTTGGCCTCTTTGGCTCAATGCTGCTCGCGTTTCTCCTTGAAGCCATCAAAAGGGCAGGTGGGTTGTCTCGTGTGAATAAGCCCTCTGCCGCTGAATGA
- a CDS encoding glycosyltransferase family 2 protein translates to MKISIAMATYNGAQYIQEQLQSFVDQTRQPDEVIITDDCSTDETETIVREFAKTSPFTVEFHRNEQNLGYCGNFNTALMKTTGDLVFLSDQDDVWFPEKIEHMLGVAERNPEALLVMNDAALTDGALNEVGLTKVGQIRTAGFSMDSFVMGCCCGIRRELLELCMPIPTGFKGHDSWLVWFADGLNARMVDSTVLQYYRRHEANESQFIANRTTKVTKAHAFFHSLHKQFCKEAANLVRTQVDQLKIFVSAVETAEKNAPEKYRNRLTELKIRTKQKILTIENRMRARGKWLFPRVIAVGSLLAKGGYRNTSGFKAVLRDIVG, encoded by the coding sequence ATGAAAATCTCCATAGCAATGGCCACCTACAACGGTGCCCAATACATACAAGAGCAACTCCAAAGCTTCGTAGACCAAACCCGACAGCCGGATGAGGTAATCATCACAGATGACTGCTCGACCGATGAAACCGAAACCATCGTCCGTGAATTCGCCAAAACCTCACCCTTTACCGTTGAGTTCCACCGCAACGAGCAGAACCTGGGCTATTGCGGCAACTTCAACACTGCACTCATGAAAACTACCGGCGACTTGGTCTTTCTAAGTGATCAGGACGACGTTTGGTTCCCGGAAAAAATCGAACACATGCTGGGAGTTGCCGAACGCAATCCGGAAGCGTTGCTGGTAATGAATGACGCGGCCCTTACGGATGGGGCTCTAAATGAGGTTGGTTTGACTAAAGTTGGGCAAATCCGCACGGCTGGATTTTCGATGGATAGTTTTGTCATGGGTTGTTGCTGCGGTATTAGACGAGAGCTTCTAGAGCTGTGTATGCCAATCCCTACTGGCTTTAAGGGGCACGATAGCTGGCTAGTATGGTTCGCTGACGGCCTGAATGCCAGGATGGTTGATAGCACCGTGTTGCAATATTACCGGCGGCATGAAGCCAATGAATCACAATTTATAGCCAACAGAACGACCAAAGTCACAAAAGCTCATGCATTCTTTCATTCACTTCACAAGCAGTTTTGTAAAGAGGCGGCAAATCTGGTGCGCACACAGGTTGATCAACTGAAAATTTTTGTTTCAGCTGTTGAAACAGCGGAGAAAAACGCCCCTGAAAAATACCGCAACCGACTGACTGAACTCAAAATACGTACCAAACAAAAAATTCTGACAATAGAAAATCGCATGAGAGCGCGAGGTAAGTGGCTTTTCCCCAGAGTAATTGCCGTCGGCAGCCTGTTGGCTAAGGGCGGGTATAGGAACACCAGTGGTTTCAAGGCTGTTTTAAGAGATATTGTTGGTTAA
- a CDS encoding GxxExxY protein: protein MLLEDLTQRILKTSFQVSNELGSGFLESVYENALLVALRDEGMRASSQVPLNVPFRGVIVGHFVADLVVEDKVLVELKAVKALAPEHVAQVLNYLKATKIEVGLLINFGNPKLEYRRFNNHFND from the coding sequence ATGCTGCTTGAAGATCTGACCCAACGTATTCTTAAGACATCCTTTCAAGTCAGCAACGAATTGGGATCAGGATTTCTTGAATCTGTTTACGAGAATGCCTTGTTGGTAGCCTTGCGTGACGAAGGAATGCGGGCAAGTTCACAAGTGCCGTTAAATGTGCCCTTCAGAGGAGTGATCGTAGGGCACTTTGTTGCAGACCTTGTTGTGGAGGACAAAGTCCTTGTAGAACTCAAGGCTGTAAAGGCCTTGGCGCCAGAGCATGTCGCCCAGGTTCTCAATTACCTGAAGGCAACCAAAATAGAGGTCGGATTGCTGATTAACTTTGGTAATCCAAAATTAGAGTATCGGCGGTTTAATAACCACTTCAATGATTAA